Within the Opitutaceae bacterium TAV5 genome, the region AAGCAGCGCGGTGCAGGCGGTGGCCGTGTTTTTTCCCGTCACCGATCTGCTCAATCTGGGCAACTCCACGCAGAACCTGCATGATGACGGCCCGCCCAAAAGCTACGTGCGCGGCTTTGGTCTGGCTTCCCGCGATCCGGGTCCGTGGCGTCCGGTCGGCCGGGAGATGTCGCCGATCTACCACATCCCGGCGGCAATGCCGCCCACGCTCATCATTCACGGGACGGCCGATACGCTGGTGCCTCTCGACCAGTCGGTGCGCTTTCGGGAGGAGGCCCGGCGTCACGGGACGGAGGTCGAGCTGATCGAGCGTCCCGGAAAAAATCACGGGTGGATTGGCATGATCACGGATATCAGGCTGTTTGCCGACTGGTTCGACCGGACCCTTCGGGGATGAGGCCGGCCCGGGGGAGGGCGGCGGGTTGACCTGTGTTACCGTGCCGCGGGTGGCCAACGGTGCGTGCCGGGGCGAGGCTATGGAGAACCGATCCAATCCCTTATGCAGGCGCTACCAGATCAGGAACAGAATGTCGCCGGCTCCGCGCAATGCACGGAGCCGGCAAGACCGGCGCGGCTGTTGTGCGCGATTTCGGCCCGCGACCGGGCGCTGTTCTTCCGCCAGGGCGAAGAAAAATTCGCCGGACTGGCGGCAGAGGTCACCTGGATCGATCACCCTGATTTGATGACGGCGGCGTTGCTGGAACAACTGCGGCCGGAGATTATCCTGACCGGGTGGTCCAGCCGGCCGCTGCCGGCGGCATGGCTGGATGCGGATGACTGCCCGCTGCGCTACGTGTGTCACCTGACCGGTTCGGTGAAGGCGCTGGTGCCGCGCCGCTTCATCGAACGCGGCGGAGTGGTTTCCAACTGGGGGAGCCTCGCGGCGGAAACGGTGGCCGAGCATGCGTTGCTGCTGGCGCTGGCGGCCCTGCGCAACCTCGGCTCGTGGGATCGCGTTATCCGTAACAGCCGGCATGGCAGCGAATCGTCGCAACTGGGCACGCGTTCTCTTTTCGGGCGGTCGGTGGGCATTCACGGGTTCGGAGCGGTGGCGCGGGCGCTGGTGCGCCTGCTGCGTCCGTTTCGCCCGTCGGTGCGGGCCTGGTCGCCGGGAGTGCCGGAGGCGGCGTTTCGCGACGAGGCGGTGACGCCCTGCGCTTCGCTGGCGGAGCTGTTTGCGGGAAGCGACGTGATCTTCGAGTGCGAAAGCCTCACGCCGGCCAGCGAAGGCAGCGTGGATGCGAAGGCGCTCGCGCGACTTCCGGACGGCGCGGTTTTCGTCAACGTGGCCCGCGGGCATATTGTCGACGAGGCGGCGCTGGTCCGTGAGGCGGAGAGCGGCCGGATCCGGATCGCGCTCGATGTGGTGTGCGATGAGCCGCTCTCGCCGGGGTCACGATTGTACCGGGTGAACGAGGCGGTTTTTTCTCCGCACATCGGCGGGCCGACGACGGATCAGTACCCGCGTTTCGGGGAATTTGCCTTGCGCAACATCGGGCGGTTCTTGCGAGGGCGGGAGCCGGACGGGCGGGTGACTCCGGAAATCTACGACCGCTCGACATGAAGACAGAAGACGCGCCGCCATCCGGGGCGGAAACCTCCTCCCTGCCGGAGGAGACGGGCCTCCCGCTTCCGGTCCTGGCGGAGCCTCTGCCGGCTGCCGGAGCGGGAGAACCGGCGGGGAAAGTCTGGCGGGCCGGGACGTTGACGTATGGCGCGGGTGGTCTGGTGGCGCTGTTCTGCTGGCTGCTGTGGGGGGATTTCGCGTGGTCGATGAAGGAGCGTTCGGTGACATCGGTGGTGCAGCTGATGCTGCGGCAGTTGCAGGCGTCCGACATGATGGCGGGTTTTCTGATCGGTTCGCTGCCGAGCGCGATCACGATGATCCTGGGGCCGGTCATCAGCTATCGTTCCGACCGGCACCGCGGACGCCGGGGGCGACGGATCCCCTACCTGATCGCGACAACGCCGCTGGCCGCGCTTTCGATGGCCGGGTTGGCATTTACACCGGCGCTGGGCCGGTGGCTGGATGCGGCCCTGGGCGGACAGTCGCCGGGCCTGTATGCGGCAACCATGATCGTGTTCGGTGTGTTCTGGACCGTGTTCGAGATCGCGACGGTCGCGGCCAACGCCGTGTTCACGGGATTGATCAACGACGTGGTGCCGGGACCGCTATTGGGACGTTTTTACGGATTGTTTCGCGCGCTGAGCCTGATTGCCGGGATGATTTTCAACTACTGGCTGCTGGGCCGGGCGGAGAGCCATTACGAATGGGTTTTTATCGGGGTCGGCCTGCTCTACGGCGTCGGGTTTACAGTGATGTGCCTGAAGGTGAGGGAAGGCGAATACCCGTTGCCCCCTCGTCCGGAGGTTGCGGATACGTCCGGGGCTTCGGACCGGGTGACCGGATTCCCGAAAGGCGTGCGAATCTACTTCCGGGAATGTTTCGGGAACTCCTATTACGTGTGGGTTTTCACGGGGATCACGCTGGCGACGCTGGCATTCGTTCCGGTGAATCTCTTCAGTGTGTTTTTTGCGAAAAGCGTCGACATGCCGATGACGGTCTACGGCAGGTACATCGCGCTGACGTTCCTGATTTCCCTCGTGTTTTCGTATCCGCTGGGGTGGCTGGCGGACCGGATTCATCCGCTGCGGGCGAGCATGCTGATGCTGGGGTTGTACGTGCTGGCCGCGGGGTGGGGCGGTTTTTTTGCAGGCGACACGCGCACCTTCGCGGTGGCGTTTGTGCTGCACAGCGTGTTGTCGGGCTGCTTTTTTACCTGCTCGGCATCGTTGGGACAACGGCTGTTCCCCCACTCGCGTTTCGCGCAGTTTGCATCGGCAGCGGGCATGCTCACCGCTCTGGGAATGATGCTGATCGCCCCGGCGACAGGACGGATGCTCGATCATGCCGGGCATGTTTACCGGTATACCTATCTGGCCAGCAGCGTGCTGGGGGCAGTCGGTCTGGTCGCGCTGTTCCGGGTCCACTCCCGGTGGCGACGATTGGGGGGCGCCCGGAGGTATGTGGCTCCCGAGTGACCGGATGCTATACCGGCTGCGGAGGAAAGCGGAGGCCGGTGGGTGTGGTGGCGAGGGCGGCTTGCGGGGTTTCTATTCAAATGACGTCCTCGTTTGAGGGCAGGTTCCCTTATGGCGCAACCGGGCGTGCCTCCACGTGCCAGTCGAAGTAAAGCGTCGTGCGGATATTTCCAAATACGGGGTGCTCAGGGAGCTGGCTCTGCCAGCCCGCCCCTTGGGCGTAAGGGTGATCTGCGTCGGCATCCTGCAAGGCCCAGCTTTGCGCCCGGTCAGGAATGAAGGTGATGCTGCGAGGCTGGCCGTTGGGTGCGGCGCGTCCGGGATATCCCCAAGGAGTCTGATTGGTCATGCCGTCAAGGGTAACACCGTTTTTGTCCTGAACTTCCTGGCAGGCGAGAAATACGGGGGCCGTATCGGCGCGGCGGAGACGCGTGTGGGCGGGATTCGCGAAGACAGGAATGGTTTTGGTCGTCGTGGTCATTTCACTGAGTCCGAGATAAGACCACAGATAATGGCCCAGGGTGTCGGGGTTTGTGCTGCGGTAGGTGTTGTATTGGGCTGTTTTTATGGGACCGGGGAGTGTACCCCGGTAGTCTTCGGTATAGAGCTGGATGGCCAGTCCGATTTGACGGAGGTTGCTTGTGGTGGTGGCCTTGACCGCGGAGAGACGGACTTTCCCGACGGTTGGAATGATGATGGCGGCAAGGATGCCGATGATGGCGATGACGGTCAGCAGTTCGACGAGCGTGAAGGCGCGACGGCGCAATATCGAGTGGCGAGGCATGGGGATGATGTAAGTGTGTATGGGATACGCGGAGCGAGAAAAAGGGGAAACGGACTACTTTGTCCGAATTTTCCTGGTAATGCCGATGGAGAAAACAGCTGCGACGGCGAAAGCAGCAAGGACGGTGGTGGCGGACGCAGGCTCGGGAATCGGAGCGGCAGAGAGGCGGATGGCTTCGAGTTGTTCGAGCGTGAGCGCGCCGCTCGCGCCGGAGGTCGCGCCGTAGAGCCGGATGTCATCGAGCCATCCATCAAAAGCGTTGGTGGCACTGGCGCTGGTAGCGCCGAAGAAAAGTGAACCCAGGCTTTTCGCACCAAAGGTGGCGGTTGATGTGACGGAACCGATTTCGATGACGCCGGTGGTAGCGGTCCCAACGTACATTTTGGCGACGCTCGAAGTGGAGCCGGTGCCGTCGTAAGTGACAGCAACGAAAATCCATTCGTTTTGGGTCTTAAAAATGTCGTTGGTCACAGCGACCATTTGAGAACTTCCACTGGTTTCGCCATTTTTTCTCCCGTTGAAGGTCAACTTTCCGTCATCCGTGCCAGCGAGAAGAAATCCTTGGCCGGTATTGAAGAGTCGGGCGGAACCGGAGAGCACCTCATCCGTTTTGAACCACATGCTAACGGTAAAGGAAGTAAGGGCGGTGTTGAATGCGGGAGCGGAAATCACGCCGCCGTTTGCGCCCGCCATGCCGGAAGTGGCGGTGTTGTCGAAGGCGTAGTCGCCGGATTTGCCGCTGACCCCGGTTTTGTCGGCCCCCCATGTGGCAGAGCCGCCAAGGGCGCCGTTCTGACTGTTGCCGGAAGCATCTGTAATCGTATTACCGGCGTGATCCGCGATGGAGTTAAAATCGTAGTACAACAAGAGCGGCTGCGCCGTGAGATTGGCGCCGGCGATGGCGGAGACGGCGATTGCCGCCGTGAGGAGCAGGGTGCGGGTGTTTGTTTTCATAATCGGAGCGGGTTGATGGTATCGTCAGGTTACGGGGTGGGCTGATCGGAACGGGTTTGAAGCACGACAAGCTCAAGAGTGGCAGGCTCGGGAAGCGGGCCTTCATGCGGAAGATCGCGATTGACGGGGAGCGCCTCCCAGCGAAGCAGATAGCGGAGGCCGGCGGGGGCGATGCCGGTGTCGGTGGCGGTGCGCAGTGTGAGGGGAGGGCGGACACCGCGACCCAGTTCAGGAGGATTGCGTTCGGGGACTTGCTCGTTGGGAATGCGTTGCCCGAGGCGCAGGATGTCGGGATCGATCCACCAGGCGCCGTTGCCGTGGCGAATGTGGTTGATTGAGATATAGAGTCCGAGATCGGGATCGTATTTTACGCCGGTATGACGGATTTCGAAGCCGATGGAGCCTCGTCCGCGCGGTTCCCAGCGGTAGGTCCAGCGGGTGGCCTGGCGGATGTCCCATGAGCCGGCTTCGCCGGGCCGGGCGAGGTAGAGCTGGGTGGCGCCGTTGTCGTCAAACTTGTGATACGCGACAATGACGCGGTTCCGGTTGTCGAAGCCGATTCGGCCGCTG harbors:
- a CDS encoding esterase, translated to MVYGKRQDRPLLMDVIQPERPNGAGVIVMVSGSWKSRTGPFDPWLAAPLLRRGYTLFAVHHISQPEVTIMDIVADVNRAVRFVRYHAGDYGVNPEKIGVTGGSSGGHLSLMLATRGGEGAADAADPVERQSSAVQAVAVFFPVTDLLNLGNSTQNLHDDGPPKSYVRGFGLASRDPGPWRPVGREMSPIYHIPAAMPPTLIIHGTADTLVPLDQSVRFREEARRHGTEVELIERPGKNHGWIGMITDIRLFADWFDRTLRG
- a CDS encoding phosphoglycerate dehydrogenase, with protein sequence MQALPDQEQNVAGSAQCTEPARPARLLCAISARDRALFFRQGEEKFAGLAAEVTWIDHPDLMTAALLEQLRPEIILTGWSSRPLPAAWLDADDCPLRYVCHLTGSVKALVPRRFIERGGVVSNWGSLAAETVAEHALLLALAALRNLGSWDRVIRNSRHGSESSQLGTRSLFGRSVGIHGFGAVARALVRLLRPFRPSVRAWSPGVPEAAFRDEAVTPCASLAELFAGSDVIFECESLTPASEGSVDAKALARLPDGAVFVNVARGHIVDEAALVREAESGRIRIALDVVCDEPLSPGSRLYRVNEAVFSPHIGGPTTDQYPRFGEFALRNIGRFLRGREPDGRVTPEIYDRST
- a CDS encoding MFS transporter; its protein translation is MKTEDAPPSGAETSSLPEETGLPLPVLAEPLPAAGAGEPAGKVWRAGTLTYGAGGLVALFCWLLWGDFAWSMKERSVTSVVQLMLRQLQASDMMAGFLIGSLPSAITMILGPVISYRSDRHRGRRGRRIPYLIATTPLAALSMAGLAFTPALGRWLDAALGGQSPGLYAATMIVFGVFWTVFEIATVAANAVFTGLINDVVPGPLLGRFYGLFRALSLIAGMIFNYWLLGRAESHYEWVFIGVGLLYGVGFTVMCLKVREGEYPLPPRPEVADTSGASDRVTGFPKGVRIYFRECFGNSYYVWVFTGITLATLAFVPVNLFSVFFAKSVDMPMTVYGRYIALTFLISLVFSYPLGWLADRIHPLRASMLMLGLYVLAAGWGGFFAGDTRTFAVAFVLHSVLSGCFFTCSASLGQRLFPHSRFAQFASAAGMLTALGMMLIAPATGRMLDHAGHVYRYTYLASSVLGAVGLVALFRVHSRWRRLGGARRYVAPE
- a CDS encoding anchor protein; translation: MKTNTRTLLLTAAIAVSAIAGANLTAQPLLLYYDFNSIADHAGNTITDASGNSQNGALGGSATWGADKTGVSGKSGDYAFDNTATSGMAGANGGVISAPAFNTALTSFTVSMWFKTDEVLSGSARLFNTGQGFLLAGTDDGKLTFNGRKNGETSGSSQMVAVTNDIFKTQNEWIFVAVTYDGTGSTSSVAKMYVGTATTGVIEIGSVTSTATFGAKSLGSLFFGATSASATNAFDGWLDDIRLYGATSGASGALTLEQLEAIRLSAAPIPEPASATTVLAAFAVAAVFSIGITRKIRTK